The following coding sequences are from one Musa acuminata AAA Group cultivar baxijiao chromosome BXJ1-6, Cavendish_Baxijiao_AAA, whole genome shotgun sequence window:
- the LOC103988070 gene encoding NAC domain-containing protein 104 isoform X2 encodes MGEGSSSLPPGFQFFPSDEELVLHFLHRKAALLPCHPDIIPTIDLHHCDPWDLGGKALQGGNRHWYFFTHTTQSRATATGYWHAVGTDHETITSSCVDVGVKKTLRYYLGEAPEGVKTNWLMHEYHLLDDGVLHSTGDGGTRKKESNRWVVCRVYESTGGSQSSFHDDGGSELSCLDEVFLSLDDIDEISLPN; translated from the exons ATGGGAGAAGGAAGCAGCAGCCTACCACCTGGTTTCCAGTTCTTCCCCTCCGACGAAGAGCTCGTCCTCCACTTCCTCCACCGCAAAGCCGCGCTGCTTCCGTGCCATCCCGACATCATCCCCACCATCGACCTCCACCACTGCGATCCGTGGGACCTCGGCG GTAAAGCTCTTCAAGGAGGAAACCGCCACTGGTACTTCTTCACCCACACAACCCAGAGCAGAGCGACGGCTACTGGCTACTGGCACGCCGTCGGCACCGATCACGAGACGATAACTAGCAGTTGCGTGGATGTCGGGGTGAAGAAGACCCTCAGATACTACCTGGGCGAAGCACCTGAGGGCGTCAAAACCAATTGGTTGATGCACGAGTACCATCTACTGGATGACGGTGTTCTTCACAGCACCGGCGACGGCGGCACAAGGAAGAAA GAATCAAACAGATGGGTCGTGTGCCGAGTCTACGAGTCGACCGGCGGCTCGCAGTCGAGCTTCCACGACGACGGCGGCTCGGAGCTCTCGTGCCTGGACGAGGTGTTCTTGTCCTTGGATGACATTGATGAGATAAGCTTGCCAAACTGA
- the LOC103988070 gene encoding NAC domain-containing protein 104 isoform X1 → MGEGSSSLPPGFQFFPSDEELVLHFLHRKAALLPCHPDIIPTIDLHHCDPWDLGGKALQGGNRHWYFFTHTTQSRATATGYWHAVGTDHETITSSCVDVGVKKTLRYYLGEAPEGVKTNWLMHEYHLLDDGVLHSTGDGGTRKKVSDSAQAMQEPRLVHSTTTIAVQESNRWVVCRVYESTGGSQSSFHDDGGSELSCLDEVFLSLDDIDEISLPN, encoded by the exons ATGGGAGAAGGAAGCAGCAGCCTACCACCTGGTTTCCAGTTCTTCCCCTCCGACGAAGAGCTCGTCCTCCACTTCCTCCACCGCAAAGCCGCGCTGCTTCCGTGCCATCCCGACATCATCCCCACCATCGACCTCCACCACTGCGATCCGTGGGACCTCGGCG GTAAAGCTCTTCAAGGAGGAAACCGCCACTGGTACTTCTTCACCCACACAACCCAGAGCAGAGCGACGGCTACTGGCTACTGGCACGCCGTCGGCACCGATCACGAGACGATAACTAGCAGTTGCGTGGATGTCGGGGTGAAGAAGACCCTCAGATACTACCTGGGCGAAGCACCTGAGGGCGTCAAAACCAATTGGTTGATGCACGAGTACCATCTACTGGATGACGGTGTTCTTCACAGCACCGGCGACGGCGGCACAAGGAAGAAAGTAAGTGATTCAGCTCAGGCAATGCAAGAACCGCGTCTCGTTCATTCAACGACGACGATCGCCGTGCAGGAATCAAACAGATGGGTCGTGTGCCGAGTCTACGAGTCGACCGGCGGCTCGCAGTCGAGCTTCCACGACGACGGCGGCTCGGAGCTCTCGTGCCTGGACGAGGTGTTCTTGTCCTTGGATGACATTGATGAGATAAGCTTGCCAAACTGA